Proteins found in one Hypomesus transpacificus isolate Combined female chromosome 20, fHypTra1, whole genome shotgun sequence genomic segment:
- the zgc:165604 gene encoding immunoglobulin superfamily member 11 isoform X2 yields MSMSRSIHRPQPPVGSGEAEPSSSQMAPVSHPQEYREDSVGYSRQGDAVRVTMREESVEVVQGDSVTLPCSFFTMSPLSRLNIIWTLAPFSHPDSPSQVIVYDHGQVIEDPSLTGRVGFAGIPWSADIVLNDTRVSDAGTYRCVVSNPPETGDPGIGELALSVLAPPSLPLCLWDGYTGVGGTVTLSCMVAEGVPTPEMRWHKLQPEEISLPMNMDGDLSGSVQMVNVSAQNSGLYRCSVTNLLGTQNCYINLSVYSPPERSPGILQAVLLTLSMALVLAALTVLVLWLHRSSRERKWTDGEEEECYNEIRYTPSLMKRSFV; encoded by the exons ATGTCAATGAGTAGGTCCATCCAcagaccacagcctccagtTGGGAGTGGGGAGGCTGAACCTTCCAGCAGCCAGATGGCACCTGTAAGCCATCCCCAGGAATACCGGGAGGATTCAGTGGGATACTCCAGGCAGGGTG ACGCAGTGAGGGTGAccatgagggaggagagtgtggaGGTGGTCCAGGGGGACTCGGTGACCCTGCcctgctccttcttcaccatgaGCCCCCTGTCCAGACTCAACATCATCTGGACACTGGCTCCTTTCTCCCACCCAGACTCTCCCTCCCAG GTGATTGTTTACGACCACGGTCAGGTGATTGAGGACCCCTCCCTCACTGGTAGGGTGGGCTTTGCGGGCATCCCTTGGAGCGCCGATATCGTGCTGAACGACACGCGCGTGTCAGATGCCGGAACCTACCGTTGCGTGGTGAGCAACCCGCCCGAGACTGGCGACCCTGGCATCGGAGAGCTGGCCCTCAGCGTCCTGG cacctccatctctgcccctGTGCCTATGGGACGGATACACTGGTGTGGGGGGCACGGTCACTCTGTCCTGCATGGTGGCCGAGGGGGTCCCCACCCCAGAAATGAGGTGGCACAAGCTCCAACCAGAAGAGATCTCTCTACCCATGAACATGGACG GGGATCTCTCAGGGTCCGTCCAGATGGTCAACGTGTCGGCTCAGAACTCGGGGCTGTATCGTTGCTCCGTCACCAACCTGCTGGGGACCCAGAACTGCTACATCAACCTGTCGGTGTACAGCC CTCCGGAACGTTCCCCAGGGATCCTGCAGGCGGTGCTGCTGACCCTGTCCATGGCCTTGGTCCTCGCGGCCCTGACGGTGCTGGTGCTGTGGCTCCACCGCTCCAGCCGCGAGAGGAAGTGGACGgacggggaggaagaggagtgttACAACGAGATAAGGTACACGCCCTCGTTGATGAAACGCTCGTTTGTCTGA
- the zgc:165604 gene encoding immunoglobulin superfamily member 11 isoform X1: MHAWSLLPNLPAGLQTLAYMTDSVHVVMGYSGRWLLWTAYLLTSVRQHDAVRVTMREESVEVVQGDSVTLPCSFFTMSPLSRLNIIWTLAPFSHPDSPSQVIVYDHGQVIEDPSLTGRVGFAGIPWSADIVLNDTRVSDAGTYRCVVSNPPETGDPGIGELALSVLAPPSLPLCLWDGYTGVGGTVTLSCMVAEGVPTPEMRWHKLQPEEISLPMNMDGDLSGSVQMVNVSAQNSGLYRCSVTNLLGTQNCYINLSVYSPPERSPGILQAVLLTLSMALVLAALTVLVLWLHRSSRERKWTDGEEEECYNEIRYTPSLMKRSFV; the protein is encoded by the exons ATGCATGCCTGGTCATTGCTTCCTAATCTTCCTGCCGGGCTACAGACATTAGCCTACATGACGGACAGTGTTCATGTTGTGATGGGCTACTCTGGGAGGtggctgctctggactgcttatTTGCTAACTTCTGTTCGTCAGCATG ACGCAGTGAGGGTGAccatgagggaggagagtgtggaGGTGGTCCAGGGGGACTCGGTGACCCTGCcctgctccttcttcaccatgaGCCCCCTGTCCAGACTCAACATCATCTGGACACTGGCTCCTTTCTCCCACCCAGACTCTCCCTCCCAG GTGATTGTTTACGACCACGGTCAGGTGATTGAGGACCCCTCCCTCACTGGTAGGGTGGGCTTTGCGGGCATCCCTTGGAGCGCCGATATCGTGCTGAACGACACGCGCGTGTCAGATGCCGGAACCTACCGTTGCGTGGTGAGCAACCCGCCCGAGACTGGCGACCCTGGCATCGGAGAGCTGGCCCTCAGCGTCCTGG cacctccatctctgcccctGTGCCTATGGGACGGATACACTGGTGTGGGGGGCACGGTCACTCTGTCCTGCATGGTGGCCGAGGGGGTCCCCACCCCAGAAATGAGGTGGCACAAGCTCCAACCAGAAGAGATCTCTCTACCCATGAACATGGACG GGGATCTCTCAGGGTCCGTCCAGATGGTCAACGTGTCGGCTCAGAACTCGGGGCTGTATCGTTGCTCCGTCACCAACCTGCTGGGGACCCAGAACTGCTACATCAACCTGTCGGTGTACAGCC CTCCGGAACGTTCCCCAGGGATCCTGCAGGCGGTGCTGCTGACCCTGTCCATGGCCTTGGTCCTCGCGGCCCTGACGGTGCTGGTGCTGTGGCTCCACCGCTCCAGCCGCGAGAGGAAGTGGACGgacggggaggaagaggagtgttACAACGAGATAAGGTACACGCCCTCGTTGATGAAACGCTCGTTTGTCTGA
- the zgc:165604 gene encoding immunoglobulin superfamily member 11 isoform X3, translating to MREESVEVVQGDSVTLPCSFFTMSPLSRLNIIWTLAPFSHPDSPSQVIVYDHGQVIEDPSLTGRVGFAGIPWSADIVLNDTRVSDAGTYRCVVSNPPETGDPGIGELALSVLAPPSLPLCLWDGYTGVGGTVTLSCMVAEGVPTPEMRWHKLQPEEISLPMNMDGDLSGSVQMVNVSAQNSGLYRCSVTNLLGTQNCYINLSVYSPPERSPGILQAVLLTLSMALVLAALTVLVLWLHRSSRERKWTDGEEEECYNEIRYTPSLMKRSFV from the exons atgagggaggagagtgtggaGGTGGTCCAGGGGGACTCGGTGACCCTGCcctgctccttcttcaccatgaGCCCCCTGTCCAGACTCAACATCATCTGGACACTGGCTCCTTTCTCCCACCCAGACTCTCCCTCCCAG GTGATTGTTTACGACCACGGTCAGGTGATTGAGGACCCCTCCCTCACTGGTAGGGTGGGCTTTGCGGGCATCCCTTGGAGCGCCGATATCGTGCTGAACGACACGCGCGTGTCAGATGCCGGAACCTACCGTTGCGTGGTGAGCAACCCGCCCGAGACTGGCGACCCTGGCATCGGAGAGCTGGCCCTCAGCGTCCTGG cacctccatctctgcccctGTGCCTATGGGACGGATACACTGGTGTGGGGGGCACGGTCACTCTGTCCTGCATGGTGGCCGAGGGGGTCCCCACCCCAGAAATGAGGTGGCACAAGCTCCAACCAGAAGAGATCTCTCTACCCATGAACATGGACG GGGATCTCTCAGGGTCCGTCCAGATGGTCAACGTGTCGGCTCAGAACTCGGGGCTGTATCGTTGCTCCGTCACCAACCTGCTGGGGACCCAGAACTGCTACATCAACCTGTCGGTGTACAGCC CTCCGGAACGTTCCCCAGGGATCCTGCAGGCGGTGCTGCTGACCCTGTCCATGGCCTTGGTCCTCGCGGCCCTGACGGTGCTGGTGCTGTGGCTCCACCGCTCCAGCCGCGAGAGGAAGTGGACGgacggggaggaagaggagtgttACAACGAGATAAGGTACACGCCCTCGTTGATGAAACGCTCGTTTGTCTGA